The proteins below are encoded in one region of Methanosarcina barkeri 3:
- a CDS encoding radical SAM protein: MRCNVCEVRCEINKHSTGRCGTYVSDGNTILQYSGMGYLGAYPVSIEAVPLLHYYPSGKFLQVFSTGCNFQCPGCVARMPASSRPSTQQSSLSPSEIIKRALQQECLGVVSTINDPVANYYLFRDLAVQAQEKSLLVGCATNCYFTTSTLEEFGHFVDFVNVGIKGYSDRSYKNCGVSFSAPVFRNISRLFDMGVHVETSVVYSKGSDDDVIKVAEKVSEISSKIPLHVMRFLPSGYAPIELEPSVGDAEKICPALRRYLDFVYLFNSPGTELLNTYCPECGSLLIEREFHRPIGSRLVKPLVSRTCICGSRIPFQGKAASESFSEVGLMDSYSTSQAFSMVHAVLTCLGVLDDYKLMDIWGEDKLMDVWNKVSDPKTLTQIHNMIRQPYSYLEFIEFIAKKADMSEKGEELVSFINERLKIVQNLSAGKSSYNVYYCMGSPLFALNAGRMENNLVTFSGGVSINKQLQKEGKLGVSVSPSFINDHDPGVIFISGFLSRPLDEFYALCHKYGIHARAVTQQQVYEIPPSWDFGSPRWILGLLYIADKLHPGKLGVDLRKEADDFYLEFYGMRFKEARSNRSFHRPSSGIWPHTQTLYHYAEMEMPKQGSTKNFGSEINQPFNMLPAYKLKFKG; this comes from the coding sequence ATGCGATGCAATGTATGCGAAGTCAGATGCGAAATCAATAAGCATAGTACGGGCAGATGCGGTACTTATGTAAGCGATGGCAACACCATACTCCAGTACTCTGGCATGGGATATCTGGGAGCATATCCGGTTTCAATAGAAGCAGTTCCTTTACTTCACTACTATCCCTCAGGTAAGTTCCTGCAAGTTTTCAGTACAGGATGCAATTTCCAGTGTCCTGGTTGTGTAGCAAGGATGCCAGCATCAAGCAGGCCTTCGACCCAGCAATCCTCACTCAGTCCTTCCGAGATAATAAAAAGAGCTTTACAGCAGGAGTGCCTGGGTGTAGTTTCAACAATAAATGACCCTGTTGCTAATTACTATCTTTTCAGGGATCTTGCAGTTCAGGCACAGGAAAAAAGTTTACTCGTAGGCTGCGCAACAAACTGCTATTTCACAACTAGCACTTTAGAAGAGTTTGGACATTTTGTGGACTTTGTGAACGTAGGAATTAAAGGTTACTCTGACAGAAGTTACAAAAACTGTGGAGTTTCCTTCTCCGCTCCTGTCTTTCGTAACATTTCCAGGCTTTTTGACATGGGAGTGCATGTCGAAACCTCAGTCGTTTATTCAAAAGGAAGTGACGATGATGTTATAAAGGTCGCAGAGAAAGTTTCTGAAATCTCTTCTAAAATTCCATTGCATGTCATGAGGTTCCTTCCCTCAGGCTATGCTCCGATAGAACTGGAGCCATCAGTAGGAGACGCGGAAAAAATATGTCCTGCCTTGCGCAGATATCTGGATTTTGTCTACCTCTTTAATTCTCCAGGCACGGAATTATTAAACACATACTGTCCTGAATGTGGCAGTCTACTGATAGAACGGGAATTTCACAGGCCTATCGGCTCCAGACTTGTAAAGCCCCTAGTGAGCCGCACATGCATCTGCGGCAGCAGGATTCCGTTTCAGGGAAAAGCTGCCAGTGAAAGTTTTAGTGAAGTAGGCTTAATGGACAGTTATAGTACAAGTCAGGCTTTCAGTATGGTTCATGCAGTACTTACATGTTTGGGAGTACTGGATGATTATAAACTAATGGACATCTGGGGTGAGGATAAACTAATGGATGTCTGGAATAAGGTCTCAGATCCTAAAACTCTTACGCAAATACATAACATGATACGGCAGCCATACTCTTATCTGGAATTTATAGAATTTATTGCCAAAAAAGCTGATATGTCGGAAAAAGGAGAGGAACTTGTTTCTTTCATTAATGAGCGCTTGAAAATTGTCCAGAATCTTTCAGCAGGAAAAAGTAGTTATAATGTATATTATTGCATGGGTTCTCCTCTCTTTGCCCTGAATGCCGGCAGAATGGAAAATAACCTTGTGACATTTTCAGGGGGTGTTAGTATTAATAAGCAGCTTCAAAAGGAAGGTAAACTGGGTGTAAGTGTTTCTCCTTCCTTCATCAATGATCACGATCCTGGAGTTATCTTCATCTCTGGTTTCCTTTCTCGCCCTCTTGATGAGTTCTATGCCCTGTGTCATAAGTATGGGATACATGCCAGGGCTGTGACACAGCAGCAGGTCTATGAAATTCCACCTTCCTGGGACTTCGGAAGCCCTCGCTGGATATTGGGATTACTATATATAGCAGACAAGTTGCACCCTGGAAAACTTGGAGTTGACCTGAGAAAGGAGGCAGACGATTTTTATTTGGAGTTTTATGGTATGCGGTTTAAGGAAGCAAGATCCAATAGATCTTTCCACAGGCCTTCCTCGGGTATTTGGCCACATACGCAAACACTGTATCATTACGCAGAAATGGAAATGCCAAAGCAAGGTTCTACTAAAAATTTTGGTAGTGAAATTAATCAACCTTTTAACATGCTACCAGCCTATAAACTCAAGTTCAAAGGATGA
- the vnfG gene encoding V-containing nitrogenase subunit delta, which produces MNDKIEEVTALIQEKCLWQFFSRSWDREENIEGIMTMTGKILNGDKVNLVTPADKAFYSDAKLLAADIQKKMPWVSELDKSGVLELIEGVKQRLLYITVKKSRNCELNLSNY; this is translated from the coding sequence ATGAATGACAAAATAGAGGAAGTTACGGCTCTTATCCAGGAAAAATGTTTGTGGCAGTTTTTTTCAAGAAGCTGGGATAGAGAGGAAAACATTGAAGGTATTATGACAATGACCGGCAAAATTCTCAATGGAGATAAAGTAAATCTTGTAACACCGGCAGATAAAGCGTTTTATTCCGATGCAAAACTCCTGGCTGCTGACATTCAGAAAAAAATGCCCTGGGTCTCCGAACTGGATAAATCAGGAGTATTGGAACTAATCGAAGGTGTCAAGCAAAGACTGCTTTATATTACTGTAAAAAAGTCACGTAACTGCGAACTGAACTTGTCAAATTACTAA
- the purQ gene encoding phosphoribosylformylglycinamidine synthase subunit PurQ, whose amino-acid sequence MKIAILQFGGTNCDQDVLHVLKDVVGVDAETVWYKQEGLTGFDGVVVPGGFSYGDYLRAGAIAARTPIMNSVKKLAAEGKPVLGICNGFQILTEARVLEGALTTNEYPKFRCHWTNLRVETVDTPFTSKFRKGEVIRLPIAHMEGQFYAEEKTLAELDENEQVVFRYVDEKGKVTDAANPNGSLENIAGIVNTSRNILGLMPHPERASESILGSDDGLRVFESMVDYITANF is encoded by the coding sequence ATGAAAATTGCCATACTTCAGTTCGGAGGCACAAACTGCGACCAGGACGTCCTTCATGTCCTTAAAGACGTTGTGGGTGTGGACGCCGAGACTGTCTGGTACAAACAGGAAGGTCTGACAGGTTTTGACGGGGTCGTCGTTCCCGGGGGTTTTTCCTACGGAGACTATCTCAGGGCAGGAGCAATTGCAGCTCGCACTCCAATAATGAACTCAGTAAAAAAACTCGCAGCAGAAGGCAAGCCTGTGCTTGGAATTTGCAACGGCTTCCAAATTCTTACTGAAGCTCGGGTGCTTGAGGGAGCTCTGACTACTAACGAGTATCCGAAGTTCCGATGCCACTGGACCAATCTCAGGGTAGAGACCGTTGATACACCTTTTACCTCGAAGTTCAGGAAGGGTGAGGTTATCAGGTTGCCTATCGCCCATATGGAAGGTCAGTTCTATGCCGAAGAAAAAACCCTGGCCGAACTTGATGAAAACGAGCAAGTTGTCTTCCGCTATGTCGACGAAAAAGGAAAAGTAACGGATGCAGCCAATCCTAACGGTTCTCTCGAAAATATTGCAGGAATTGTGAATACATCAAGAAATATATTAGGTCTCATGCCCCATCCGGAAAGAGCATCCGAGTCAATCCTGGGCTCAGACGATGGTCTGCGGGTTTTCGAGTCTATGGTGGATTATATTACTGCTAATTTCTGA
- a CDS encoding co-chaperone YbbN produces MSKLVILLILFAAVILTAGCINSKTTLTDSQEAQENSINSQETQENPQKIQENSSVIEITQLDQINTSLKKGPVLVKLGAEWCEECQELNPVLTQVATDYAGKATVVTVDIDKSPKLADYFGIYVIPDSSVIVGIENGKYVYMQEDGNVTTERSTAKILKIEGKEVYENVLDLALQKEKVKSN; encoded by the coding sequence ATGAGTAAATTGGTTATACTATTGATTCTCTTTGCAGCTGTGATCTTAACAGCTGGCTGTATTAATAGCAAAACAACTCTCACAGATTCTCAGGAAGCCCAGGAAAATTCTATAAACTCCCAGGAAACCCAGGAAAATCCTCAGAAAATACAGGAAAACAGCAGTGTTATAGAGATTACCCAACTGGATCAGATAAACACATCTCTCAAAAAAGGACCTGTTCTTGTGAAACTCGGAGCTGAGTGGTGTGAAGAGTGCCAGGAGTTAAATCCTGTTTTAACCCAGGTTGCAACAGATTATGCAGGTAAAGCTACGGTTGTGACTGTAGATATAGATAAGAGTCCGAAACTTGCTGATTATTTTGGAATATACGTAATTCCTGACTCGTCTGTAATCGTAGGAATTGAAAATGGAAAATATGTTTATATGCAGGAGGATGGAAACGTTACTACTGAAAGATCAACGGCTAAGATTCTAAAAATAGAGGGTAAAGAAGTATACGAAAATGTTTTGGATCTAGCTCTCCAGAAAGAAAAAGTCAAATCTAATTGA
- a CDS encoding P-II family nitrogen regulator — translation MKEVTAIIRPNKISATKDALDKIGYPSMTAIPVLGKGKQRGISGELNFYIQPRLLAKRYSTGMKYIPKRLLSIVVNDDEVDQVIKTIIEVNQTAQIGDGKIFVESIDEVIRVRTGEKGELALR, via the coding sequence ATGAAAGAAGTTACCGCGATTATCAGACCCAACAAGATCTCGGCTACAAAAGACGCACTGGACAAAATCGGTTATCCTTCCATGACTGCAATTCCGGTATTAGGAAAAGGTAAGCAAAGAGGGATCTCAGGGGAGCTTAATTTTTACATACAACCGAGACTGCTAGCGAAAAGGTACAGTACAGGTATGAAATACATACCCAAACGACTTCTGAGCATAGTTGTAAATGATGACGAAGTGGATCAGGTGATCAAAACCATTATTGAAGTCAATCAGACTGCCCAGATTGGTGACGGAAAGATTTTTGTCGAGTCCATTGACGAGGTCATTCGAGTCAGGACTGGCGAAAAAGGAGAATTAGCTTTAAGATAA
- the nifH gene encoding nitrogenase iron protein, translated as MTRKIAFYGKGGIGKSTTQQNTAAAMAYYHGKKVFIHGCDPKADCTRLVLGGVAQTTIMDTLRDLGEESVTVDNVVNAGFDGIKCVESGGPEPGVGCAGRGVITAINLMEEMGAYSDDLDFIHFDVLGDVVCGGFAMPIREGKAQEVYIVASGEMMATYAANNICKGLLKYAEQSGVRLGGIICNSRKVDNELEMMEEFVSALGTQLIHFVPRDNIVQKAEFNKKTVVEYDPTCNQALEYKKLAKKILENDTFVIPKPLSMNQLEKMVEKYGLMD; from the coding sequence ATGACAAGAAAAATTGCTTTTTATGGAAAAGGTGGAATCGGAAAATCTACCACTCAACAAAATACTGCAGCTGCTATGGCATATTATCATGGAAAAAAAGTTTTTATTCACGGGTGTGATCCGAAAGCGGACTGTACTCGTCTGGTACTCGGTGGGGTAGCTCAAACTACGATAATGGATACGCTGAGAGATCTGGGAGAGGAATCCGTAACAGTTGACAACGTAGTCAATGCCGGCTTTGATGGAATAAAATGCGTTGAGTCCGGTGGGCCAGAGCCCGGTGTTGGCTGTGCTGGTCGAGGGGTTATTACTGCAATTAATCTTATGGAGGAAATGGGAGCTTATTCTGACGATCTGGATTTTATTCACTTTGACGTACTGGGTGATGTTGTTTGCGGCGGTTTCGCAATGCCGATTCGAGAAGGAAAGGCACAGGAAGTATACATAGTTGCTTCTGGAGAAATGATGGCGACTTATGCAGCAAATAACATCTGTAAGGGTCTGTTGAAATATGCCGAACAAAGTGGTGTAAGGCTTGGAGGAATCATTTGCAATAGCCGTAAGGTCGATAATGAGCTTGAAATGATGGAAGAATTTGTTTCTGCACTGGGAACGCAGCTGATACATTTTGTACCGCGTGACAATATTGTTCAAAAAGCGGAGTTCAATAAAAAGACTGTTGTGGAGTACGACCCCACATGCAATCAAGCACTTGAATACAAAAAACTCGCCAAGAAAATCCTGGAGAACGATACGTTTGTAATCCCTAAACCATTAAGTATGAATCAGCTGGAAAAAATGGTTGAAAAATATGGTCTTATGGATTAA
- the ilvD gene encoding dihydroxy-acid dehydratase, whose translation MRSDIIKEGPERAPNRSLLKATGVTDSEMRKPFIAVVNSWNDIIPGHMHLNKLADAVKAGIRNAGGVPFEFHTIGVCDGIAMGHEGMKYSLPSREIIEDTIELMVKAHQFDGMVLIPTCDKIVPGHLMAAGRLDIPAIVVTGGPMLPGYVDDSYKDFISVSEGVGAHRIGKISDDDLKELENFACNGAGSCAGMYTANTMACMTEALGLSLPGCATAHAVDAKKVRIAKESGERIVEMIKENLTPRKIVTYKSFENGIMVDMAVGGSTNTTLHLPALAHEFGLNLPLEKFDELSRTTPHLISLRPGGSNFMLHFDRAGGVQAIIQRLSSKLHLEQRTVNGKTIGENLKELDIVNPKLNKEIIGTLENPIHAQGGIAVLKGSLAPEGAVVKQAAVDPGMHVHTGPARVYDGEKAAMESILAGNVKPGDVVIIRYEGPKGGPGMREMLAVTAALGGMGLLESVALITDGRFSGGTRGPCIGHVSPEATEGGPIALVKDGDMIEINIPERALNIKISEEELKQRKAAFVPPKTEITGYLARYQRSVHSANTGGIVD comes from the coding sequence ATGAGAAGCGATATTATTAAAGAAGGACCGGAAAGGGCTCCCAATCGCTCACTTCTTAAAGCGACCGGAGTCACGGATTCCGAAATGAGAAAGCCATTCATCGCAGTCGTTAATTCCTGGAACGACATAATTCCTGGTCACATGCACCTTAACAAACTCGCTGACGCCGTAAAAGCCGGAATCAGGAATGCCGGAGGAGTTCCTTTTGAATTCCATACCATTGGAGTCTGCGACGGAATTGCAATGGGACATGAGGGTATGAAATATTCCCTTCCCAGTAGAGAAATTATTGAAGATACAATTGAACTGATGGTTAAAGCTCATCAGTTTGACGGTATGGTCCTTATTCCAACATGTGACAAGATCGTGCCAGGTCACCTTATGGCAGCAGGCAGACTTGACATTCCTGCAATTGTTGTAACCGGAGGGCCTATGCTCCCTGGATACGTTGATGACAGTTACAAGGATTTCATCTCAGTTTCGGAAGGAGTCGGAGCTCATAGAATAGGCAAAATTTCAGACGATGACCTCAAAGAGCTTGAAAACTTTGCGTGTAATGGAGCCGGATCCTGCGCAGGGATGTATACCGCAAATACTATGGCCTGTATGACCGAAGCGCTTGGTCTGAGCCTTCCAGGCTGTGCAACTGCTCATGCAGTGGATGCAAAAAAAGTTCGTATTGCCAAGGAATCCGGTGAACGTATTGTCGAAATGATTAAAGAGAACCTGACTCCCAGAAAAATTGTCACTTATAAATCTTTTGAGAACGGTATAATGGTAGACATGGCAGTTGGGGGAAGTACAAATACCACACTGCATCTTCCTGCCCTTGCCCATGAGTTCGGGCTGAACCTCCCTCTTGAAAAATTTGACGAACTGAGCAGAACAACCCCTCATCTGATCTCGCTTCGTCCGGGAGGGTCAAATTTTATGTTGCATTTTGACAGAGCAGGTGGGGTTCAGGCAATTATACAGAGGCTTTCCTCTAAACTACATCTGGAACAACGTACTGTTAACGGCAAAACTATTGGGGAAAACCTGAAAGAACTGGACATTGTTAATCCCAAGCTTAATAAAGAGATTATAGGAACTCTTGAAAATCCAATTCACGCTCAGGGAGGAATTGCGGTCCTTAAAGGCAGCCTCGCTCCTGAAGGCGCGGTTGTAAAACAGGCAGCAGTTGATCCAGGAATGCATGTTCATACAGGCCCTGCACGCGTTTATGACGGCGAAAAAGCTGCTATGGAAAGTATCCTTGCGGGTAATGTGAAACCTGGAGACGTTGTAATTATACGATATGAAGGTCCTAAAGGCGGTCCCGGGATGAGGGAAATGCTTGCAGTGACAGCTGCACTCGGAGGTATGGGTCTTCTAGAATCGGTTGCTCTGATAACTGACGGACGCTTTTCCGGAGGTACTCGTGGACCCTGCATCGGGCACGTCTCACCTGAAGCCACGGAAGGAGGACCAATCGCTCTTGTAAAAGATGGGGATATGATCGAAATCAATATTCCTGAAAGAGCTCTGAACATTAAGATTTCAGAAGAAGAGCTTAAACAGCGGAAAGCTGCCTTTGTGCCACCAAAAACAGAAATTACAGGTTACCTTGCCAGGTACCAGCGTTCCGTTCATTCCGCAAACACAGGCGGAATAGTTGACTAA
- the purS gene encoding phosphoribosylformylglycinamidine synthase subunit PurS, with protein MQYQATVRIEQKAGMLDPEGTTAKRALGQLGYQVSSVKTAKLYEIMLEAESAEIANQKVDEMCQKLIANPIIHNYTIELKELN; from the coding sequence ATGCAGTACCAGGCAACAGTTAGAATTGAACAGAAAGCAGGTATGCTTGACCCTGAAGGCACTACCGCAAAAAGGGCTCTCGGACAACTTGGCTACCAGGTCAGCAGTGTAAAGACCGCAAAGTTGTATGAAATCATGCTTGAGGCCGAATCTGCCGAAATTGCAAACCAGAAAGTTGACGAGATGTGCCAGAAACTTATTGCAAACCCAATTATCCATAATTACACAATCGAGCTCAAGGAACTTAACTGA
- a CDS encoding P-II family nitrogen regulator, with translation MKMIRAILRPEWTEEVTDGLAEAGYYSLTKINVFGRGKQKGITVGNVHYDELAKTMIMMAVEDEAVDEVIKIISGKAYTGSMGDGKIFVNTIEDAYTISSGERGL, from the coding sequence ATGAAAATGATCCGTGCCATACTACGTCCTGAATGGACTGAAGAAGTAACAGACGGACTTGCAGAAGCAGGTTATTATTCCCTTACAAAAATAAACGTCTTCGGAAGAGGGAAACAAAAAGGTATCACTGTTGGCAATGTGCACTATGATGAACTCGCAAAAACAATGATTATGATGGCTGTAGAGGATGAGGCTGTCGACGAGGTAATAAAAATAATTTCCGGAAAAGCATATACTGGCAGCATGGGAGACGGAAAAATCTTCGTGAATACTATTGAAGATGCATATACAATTAGCTCGGGTGAAAGAGGATTATGA
- the vnfD gene encoding nitrogenase vanadium-iron protein, alpha chain: MPLKLFCCDECIPERKNHVYVKEEGEDTTQFLPLSNIETIPGSISERGCSYCGAKLVIGGVIKDCIQMIHGPVGCAYDTWHTKRYPSDNDNFQLKYIWSSDTKEKHIVFGAEKQLKKAITEAFKEFPEIKRMFVYTTCTTALIGDDPKAVCREVEKELGDVDIFVVECPGFAGVSQSKGHHELNIGWMRDKVGTLEPEITSEYTINVIGDYNIQGDSYVLQKYLDKMGIQVIAHFTGNVKYDQLRCMHRAKLNVVNCARSAGYIANELKRVYDIPRMDVDTWGFEYVKVALRKIGAFFGLEDKAEEVIAEEVAKYEGKLAWYKERLKGKQICIWTGGPRLWHWTKALEDDLGMEVVAMSSKFGHQEDFEKVIARGRVGTIYIDDGNELEFFEVLESIHADLILTGPRVGDLVKKLHIPYINGHAYHNGPYMGFEGAVNMARDMYNAIYSPMWNLAGKDPRVVDSPMWNLAGKDPSVVQEL, from the coding sequence ATGCCGTTAAAACTATTCTGTTGTGATGAATGCATACCGGAGCGCAAAAACCATGTTTACGTAAAAGAAGAAGGGGAAGATACAACTCAGTTTCTCCCACTCTCGAATATAGAAACAATACCCGGATCAATATCAGAAAGGGGTTGCAGCTATTGCGGAGCAAAACTCGTTATTGGCGGAGTAATTAAAGACTGTATTCAGATGATACATGGACCGGTAGGATGCGCATATGATACCTGGCACACGAAAAGGTACCCTAGCGACAATGACAACTTTCAACTAAAATATATCTGGTCTTCGGACACAAAAGAAAAGCACATTGTTTTCGGCGCTGAAAAACAACTCAAAAAAGCGATTACGGAAGCTTTTAAAGAATTTCCGGAAATCAAGAGAATGTTTGTCTACACGACCTGTACAACCGCACTGATAGGAGACGATCCCAAAGCAGTGTGTCGTGAGGTTGAGAAAGAACTTGGGGATGTCGATATATTCGTAGTTGAGTGTCCAGGATTTGCTGGGGTCAGCCAGTCAAAAGGACACCACGAACTGAATATCGGCTGGATGAGGGATAAAGTCGGAACGCTTGAACCTGAAATTACAAGCGAGTACACGATTAATGTCATTGGTGATTACAATATTCAGGGCGATTCCTACGTATTGCAAAAGTATCTTGATAAAATGGGCATTCAGGTCATCGCTCACTTTACAGGGAACGTAAAATATGACCAGCTGCGCTGCATGCATAGAGCAAAGCTCAATGTGGTCAATTGTGCACGATCTGCGGGATATATAGCCAACGAACTTAAAAGAGTATATGATATTCCAAGAATGGATGTCGATACCTGGGGGTTTGAATACGTCAAGGTGGCGCTGAGAAAGATAGGAGCTTTCTTTGGACTGGAAGATAAAGCTGAGGAAGTAATTGCAGAAGAAGTCGCAAAATACGAAGGAAAGCTTGCCTGGTATAAAGAACGGCTCAAAGGAAAACAAATATGCATCTGGACCGGCGGACCGAGACTGTGGCACTGGACAAAAGCTCTTGAAGATGATCTGGGCATGGAAGTTGTCGCCATGTCATCTAAATTCGGTCATCAGGAAGACTTTGAGAAGGTCATTGCCAGAGGGAGGGTAGGGACGATCTATATTGATGATGGAAATGAGCTTGAGTTTTTCGAAGTACTGGAAAGTATCCATGCAGACCTGATTTTAACCGGACCCAGAGTTGGAGACCTGGTCAAAAAACTGCACATTCCGTACATTAACGGACATGCATATCATAACGGTCCGTACATGGGTTTTGAAGGCGCAGTAAACATGGCGAGAGATATGTATAACGCGATTTATTCTCCTATGTGGAATTTAGCCGGAAAAGATCCGAGAGTGGTAGATTCTCCTATGTGGAATTTAGCCGGAAAAGATCCTAGTGTGGTGCAGGAGTTATGA
- a CDS encoding helix-turn-helix domain-containing protein, protein MDSMEKIFGKTAQMTVLKNLIENQNEPTYLSGIAEETGLSHSSVSRVITPLVLSGIVQEKPLGKQIRTFQLNMDNEATTLIIDFYSKINQILN, encoded by the coding sequence ATGGATTCAATGGAAAAAATATTTGGAAAAACCGCACAGATGACAGTTCTTAAGAATCTGATCGAAAACCAGAATGAACCAACCTATCTTTCAGGGATAGCTGAAGAAACTGGCCTGTCTCATTCCAGTGTATCAAGGGTTATCACACCTCTGGTTCTTTCAGGCATTGTTCAGGAAAAACCCCTGGGTAAGCAAATCCGGACTTTCCAGCTGAACATGGATAATGAGGCAACAACTCTTATTATAGATTTTTACAGCAAAATCAATCAGATTCTGAACTAA
- the vnfK gene encoding V-containing nitrogenase subunit beta has product MSCELMLKERTGIINPMYTCQPAGAQFAGIGIKDCIPLVHGGQGCSMFVRLLFAQHFKENFDIASSSLHESAAVFGGSIRVEEAVEVLIARYPHLKIIPIITTCSTETIGDDIEGIIRKLNPKIKEKHPDRDVKLIAVHTPSYSGSQVTGYDNAISAVVKALAKKDEPSEKLNIFTGWVNPGDVSEIKHMLSEMQVDGNILMDTETFDAPIMPDKSAFAYGNTTIEEIADSANAIGSIALSRYEGANAAKYLEDKFGVPSIVTPTPIGINNTDIFLENISKLTGKPIPESLIIERGKAIDAIVDLAHMFFANKKVAIFGNPDLVFGLAQFCLECELEPVLLLLGDDNTLYKSDPRLKVLEDKANCDIKTIWNADLWELESRVKNKSIDVDLILGHSKGRYIAIDNDIPMVRVGFPTFDRAGLWKYPVIGYKGAEWLAETIANTIFASMESKHDREWIINVW; this is encoded by the coding sequence ATGTCATGTGAGCTGATGTTGAAAGAGCGAACAGGAATAATTAATCCTATGTATACCTGTCAGCCTGCAGGTGCTCAATTTGCAGGAATTGGTATAAAGGATTGCATTCCGCTTGTACATGGCGGTCAGGGTTGCAGCATGTTTGTCAGACTGTTGTTCGCTCAGCATTTCAAAGAGAATTTTGATATAGCTTCTTCTTCTCTGCACGAAAGCGCCGCCGTTTTCGGGGGCTCAATAAGGGTTGAAGAGGCGGTTGAAGTACTTATTGCGAGATATCCTCACCTGAAGATTATACCTATTATAACGACCTGTTCAACTGAAACTATTGGTGACGATATTGAAGGTATAATCCGAAAACTAAATCCGAAAATTAAAGAAAAGCATCCTGATAGAGATGTGAAGCTTATAGCTGTGCATACGCCAAGTTACAGCGGTAGCCAGGTAACAGGCTACGATAATGCAATTAGCGCGGTTGTAAAAGCTCTTGCAAAAAAAGACGAACCTTCTGAAAAGTTGAACATATTCACAGGATGGGTAAATCCAGGAGATGTTTCTGAAATTAAGCATATGTTATCTGAGATGCAGGTTGACGGGAATATACTTATGGATACCGAGACCTTTGATGCCCCTATTATGCCTGACAAATCGGCATTCGCATACGGAAATACAACCATTGAGGAAATTGCCGATTCTGCCAATGCTATTGGGTCAATTGCATTAAGCCGTTATGAGGGAGCAAATGCTGCAAAATATCTAGAAGATAAGTTCGGCGTGCCTTCAATCGTTACGCCAACACCTATAGGCATAAACAACACCGATATCTTTCTTGAAAATATCAGCAAACTTACCGGCAAGCCCATACCCGAGTCACTGATTATCGAACGCGGAAAAGCGATAGATGCAATTGTAGACCTTGCTCACATGTTTTTCGCAAATAAGAAAGTAGCCATATTCGGGAATCCGGATCTTGTCTTCGGTCTTGCTCAATTTTGTCTGGAGTGTGAACTTGAACCTGTGCTTTTACTTTTGGGCGATGATAACACGCTGTATAAAAGTGACCCAAGGCTCAAAGTACTTGAAGATAAGGCAAACTGCGATATAAAAACTATCTGGAACGCTGATTTATGGGAACTGGAAAGCCGTGTTAAAAACAAATCCATAGACGTCGATTTGATTTTGGGGCATTCAAAAGGCCGATACATTGCCATAGACAATGACATTCCTATGGTCAGGGTAGGCTTCCCAACCTTTGACAGAGCAGGGCTTTGGAAATATCCAGTAATCGGATACAAAGGAGCAGAATGGTTAGCTGAAACAATTGCCAATACGATTTTTGCATCCATGGAAAGCAAGCATGACAGAGAATGGATAATTAATGTCTGGTAA